One segment of Primulina tabacum isolate GXHZ01 chromosome 14, ASM2559414v2, whole genome shotgun sequence DNA contains the following:
- the LOC142525177 gene encoding transcription factor bHLH49-like: MNTSCKDNKHEQEKMTENPVNYHAPNVLLDWQINGNNLPIASLGTTRLGNSTVESSACSTTFMPDSFLPPVLDHPSNGHSLGYFDTSFQNQASSSNGLGPVRVGMNWTQNAMLRGSIYLPAVPGMVPPSLPHFPTDPAFIERAARFSCFSGGNFSEIMNPLNIPDLLNPYCRELGPTQRPNDVVDTTGVLEQALVPGERSVEGTTLKNERKSQSFRQSYDEAKHGVDVSPNESDEAEFSGRGSQEELADAAEDTSGTGLGSNKRKRTRQNTENNEIVGASVPPIEPMKDQAEIKLKGDQNPASTSKPGGKHCQQGSQGSDLPKEGYIHVRARRGQATNSHSLAERVRREKISERMKFLQDLVPGCSKVTGKAIMLDEIINYVQSLQRQVEFLSMKLATVNPRLDFNIEALLAKDILQPRAGMPSSPALPLDMTMLFPALLSSQPGQIQTNLPCSETFRRPFNLQSAALAQVPGFWDGELHNIVHTGFNTSGPLNSQDSSGSLPMGHLKTEP; this comes from the exons ATGAACACTTCTTGTAAGGACAATAAGCATGAGCAAGAGAAAATGACTGAGAATCCTGTGAACTATCATGCGCCAAATGTACTATTAGATTGGCAAATAAATGGGAACAATTTACCAATTGCATCTTTAGGAACGACTCGATTAGGAAATTCTACGGTGGAGTCTTCTGCTTGTTCCACCACATTTATGCCAGATTCTTTTTTACCTCCGGTTTTGGATCATCCTAGCAATGGACATAGTTTAGGCTATTTTGACACGAGTTTCCAGAATCAAGCTAGCAGTTCAAATGGCCTTGGTCCAGTTCGAGTGGGTATGAATTGGACTCAGAATGCAATGTTAAGAGGGAGTATCTATTTACCAGCTGTTCCTGGAATGGTTCCTCCAAGCTTGCCTCATTTCCCTACTGATCCGGCTTTTATTGAGCGTGCAGCAAGGTTTTCATGCTTCAGTGGAGGGAACTTTAGTGAAATAATGAACCCCTTGAACATTCCAGACCTTTTAAATCCGTATTGTCGTGAATTGGGACCAACGCAAAGGCCAAATGATGTAGTGGACACGACAGGAGTTCTGGAACAGGCTTTGGTACCTGGGGAGCGTTCTGTTGAAGGGACTACTCTTAAGAATGAGAGAAAAAGCCAGAGTTTTCGACAGTCTTATGATGAAGCAAAACATGGAGTTGATGTGTCTCCTAACGAATCTGATGAGGCTGAATTCAGCGGCCGTGGTTCACAAGAGGAGTTGGCTGATGCAGCTGAGGATACCTCTGGTACCGGGCTTGGATCGAACAAGAGAAAAAGAACTCGTCAG AATACCGAAAATAACGAAATTGTTGGAGCCTCAGTGCCACCTATTGAACCAATGAAGGACCAAGctgaaattaaattaaaaggtGATCAGAACCCCGCTTCCACCAGTAAACCCGGTGGCAAACACTGTCAGCAGGGCTCCCAAGGATCGGATCTGCCCAAGGAAGGATACATACACGTCAGAGCACGAAGAGGACAGGCAACAAATAGCCATAGTCTTGCTGAAAGG GTAAGGAGGGAGAAGATCAGTGAGAGGATGAAATTCCTTCAGGATCTCGTACCTGGTTGCAGCAAG GTAACTGGAAAAGCAATCATGCTCGACGAAATAATCAATTATGTGCAATCACTCCAACGACAAGTTGAG TTCCTGTCAATGAAGCTTGCAACAGTAAATCCACGGCTAGACTTCAATATTGAAGCTCTTCTGGCCAAAGAT ATCCTACAACCTAGAGCTGGTATGCCATCTTCCCCGGCACTTCCACTTGATATGACAATGCTTTTTCCTGCGCTGCTTTCGTCGCAACCTGGACAAATCCAAACCAATCTTCCTTGTTCAGAAACATTTAGAAGACCCTTTAATTTACAATCAGCCGCATTGGCTCAG GTACCCGGTTTTTGGGATGGGGAACTTCATAATATCGTTCATACGGGCTTTAACACAAGTGGTCCTCTAAATAGCCAAGATTCAAGCG GTTCTCTACCAATGGGACACTTGAAAACCGAACCTTGA